GTTCCGATAAAGAATGTGAATGGCACTTATACTCCAGAAGGTATCTTTGTTTCAGTAAAGGATGGTGTTATTGTGTATGATGAAAAGGGCAATCTCAAAGAAAGATACAACGCACCTCCAACTCTAGAAACAGTAAATCCTAGTGCTGTCGGCGCAATGGCACATGTTGATGGAACGCTCTATTGGTCTCTCACGAATTTTCCTCTAGATCAAAAACAACACGGTCTTGGTCTCTTCAGAACAAATGGCGCATCAGAACTTGAGCGGATTCTTCACGGAAGCGCTCCGGTTGGTCCTCTTGTCCCACTTGATGATGGCATTATCTTTTATCTTGACGATGATCCAGTGCATAAAGAGGGAAGATTCTTCTGCTACAACAGCAGATCTCTCACTGTTTCTAGAAAACGTGACGATCAACGTAAGGATATTCTTTATCCCCAGCCTGTTGGAATATGCGTTGACGCGAATTCAGTTTACACTCTTGGAAAACAAAAAGACGCGGGGAGAGAAACAGTCTCTCTTACTCTTTTCGACCATACTCTTGAAGAGCAAGGAAAGTATCCACTTGCACTTTCAGGCTCTGTTTGTACTGCTTTTGCGTTGTGGAATGGGAATTATGATCCTCCCGCAATAGAAACAACTGGTTTTGATCTTACGTTCATGGAACAAAAACAGCAATGCACATATGGTATCATTGGATTAGAAAAAGGAAATATCGCTCTTTTCAAAGCAAGATACAATAATTCCATACCTGAGATAGACTTCATTGCTGAATTTGATATTCTTGGCAAAAATCCAAAAAGAGCTGTTCAAAATGTCTTCGCTGTACAAAAACCAGGAAGAGGAGTTAAAGATGCAGAACTCGTTGTTGTTTATGATTCCTTCGCAATTTCATTTACAAGTTATGAACTTCTCGCTCGCGCGGCATTTCAAGCAGCGATTGGGAGACCATCAGAAGTCATTGCAGTACAATTTCCCAATCAAAATAAACGAATTCAATCATTTGGTCGAAATATTTTTGCTTCTGCTTTTATGGGTGTATAATGGTATCGTATAAAATTGTTTCACAAAGGGGATTGAAAGATCCAACAAAAGGATCTGAAGATTTTGGCATCGCGTATATAGATTCATCTCCTGCGTTATTTGTTGTCGCTGATGGGTACTGGGGTTCAGGACGAGCAGCATCTTCCGTTGCGCCACATCTTTTTTACAGAAATCTTCAGGATCTGACTGCCCATGAGCACTTGTCTCCTGAAAATTGTGATAGGCTTCTTCAGAATTGTGTGACAAAAACAAATGATGAATTGCGCATAGCTGTCCCAAAAAGATACACAACATTTACTGCCGCTCTTGTCGATGATCAATATGTTTATCTTCTTACTTTAGGAGATAGTGTTGGCTTTGGTCATCGAACTTCTGGCGGACTTGAACTCCTTACTGAACCTGACACAGATGGGTACACACAGATAAAAAGATTTCGTGAGGATAGTGATCCTTTCCTCTCTTATTGTGTTATTGACAATGGTAGAACAGGGCCTAAAAATTTTCTTGGACTTCCAAGCACAGATTTTTCCGCTGAAACCCATTCCGCTCCTCAAATAAAAAAAGTGACTGTTATTCCACGAAATGAACTGGCATATCTTCTTCTTTGCACAGATGGTCTTACAAGCAGAGTCACTCCATTGGAACTTGAAACTCTTTGCAATACTGTTGATGGAGAGGATATTCTTTCCGCGATCATGGATCGTTGGGAAAAGCCAGAAGAGATGATATTTTATCTTCTTCATGAACTGAGGGAAAAAGATATTGTGGCAAACATTTTTGCACAATATGGAATTTCGATGAAAGGAACTTCAAGAGAAATATATGACGCTATCCGAGCAATTCCCGATGGTTTTGCAGCGCTTCGAGACGCTTGTTTGATGTATGATGATGGACAAGGTGTAAGAAAACCAATTGACGATACATACGTGATGCTGATTGATATTCGTCCAATCGAAAGAAAGAGTGTCCTTCTTCTTACAAAAGAATTACAGGAAGCACACGCTTCTCTGGAGACTGCAGCTAGAGATAATGGTGCTCTTGCTGAAAGAATTAGTGTACTTCAAACAGAATATTCTACTCTTGATGAACTGCATCAAGCGCTTTCCGCTGAACAAACAAGGAATGGAAAGAAATTGACAGAGGAACTCACTTTACTCTCGACAACGCTCGCTGGTGTTGAAGAAAAATATACTGTCCTTAAAACAACACTTGAAGAAAGGAATGGTGTCATTCAGAGGTATATTGCGGATATTCAGCTGCGTGAAGGAAGAGAAAAAGACCTTACTACAAAACTGAGAAGGCAGGAAGTAGAAAATGCCCGCGAAGAAGAAAAAGCGCGGCAAGCGCTTTTAGCCTCTCAACAAGAAGTAGGAGGTTATGTTTCAAGAATACGCGAACTTGAAATGACTGTACGTGGTTTAGAAACAAAACTTGGAGAATACCAACGCTCAACAGATACAGGAGGGAGTAAAAACAGTTCTCAAAAAGTTGGATTTTTGGGTAAAGCTGCACGTTTTGGAGCATTAACTTTAGGATCAATCTCTCTTGCAGCGTGCGCGAGTTTTTTCGCGATTGGTTATGGTCTTTATGAATTTATTTCTGGTGAGCAGACAGAGAGTTCTCTTCCAAAAGAGGTTTCCAAAGAAGAACAACAAAAAGAAGAAGAAAAGCAGGGAAAAAATGAGTTAGAGAAAAAAGAATTTCCTTTATTAGAAACTCTTCAATTTTTTGAAAAAGTACATGAAGAACAACCTACTGCTGGACTCCTCTCTCTCTGCGTTACTCCTGACAATAGGTTTGCCTATCTAAATCCTTTTGATTCCCGAGCATATGCATTTCTTCCAACAGAGAATGGCCCTAATTATATTCAAGAGGTACAATGTGTTTTGGGATTGAATGTTATTCAGCGAAAAGATACAGGCGTTCATCTTTATTACGCAGATGCGCTTCTCACGCTGAACTACAATGATCCTTATAGGTTTGTTCTTAACACAAACGCGGATGCCGTTAGTATCAATGATGTTCTTGCCGCTGATGTTTCCACTATCAGTCATTGTGATTATAGTAAACTTAAAGCAGTACATGGTGTGAAAGCATGCACATCAGAAACATTCACTCCTTTTGCAGGCACTCTTTCCGATGATCAGACTTACCTCTTTAAAGGGGTTTGGATTGGCCATAACGATGAAATCATCATTTCCACAGCAATAACAACCGAGCAGGTGAAATAAATGGCACAACAGAATCAAACAATAATACATAAGGGAGATTTGGCGACAATTGTAACATATGAAAATGATGCTGACAATGTTTATAAATTTGCGAAGTCGCGTATGGGTATTTCTCCAGCTGCTCTTAATAATGAACGTGCGGCATATGACTTTATTGAATCTACTCTTGGTACTAGTGGATCAGAATCTGTTATTCTTTCTGTTGATACAGCCGTAATTGATCCAGATTCACAAAAACCAGCAATCAAAATACAAAAAATAAATCCAGATCAAACATTGGAAGGGGTTCTTTGCACTGAGCTTGGAGTTAGTTATAAAATAGCTGAAGCAGATAACGTTGAGAAGAAAAAACGGTTTACTAAAATAAGCGAAAATCTGACACTAAAAGCAGAAAATAAAGGTAAACATGGAGGATATACTACTGATGATGTCATGATGCGAGTGGGTGTTTTTTCTGCTCTTCTTGATAAAAGTGATTTGTTTGATGGTAAATTCAGTCAGAACGATTTTGATCCTTCTAATATTCTTGTTCGTGTAGATAACGAACACGGATATGACATTCGTCTTTTTGATTTTAATTATGCAATCAGAACTAGTTTAACAAAAGATACTTCTGGTGAGATAGGACATTTTAAAGATCTGAGCGGTCTTTCAACAGAAAGACAAAATGACAGCTCATACAAACATGCAAATAAAATTGAATCGAACAGCAATTGGGCGTATCCTTCTCTTCTTGAAGAGGGGACATTAGAAACTATCTTCAAGGCGGGCGCGGAGATAAATGCACCCCCAATCAATTCTTCGGACGTGCTTCGTCATAGTGATCTTTATCAGGCAGCAGGACTTCTTTATTGGAGTTTTACAGGAAAAACACTTCATGAAGCAGGTAACGATTCAGTTTCTTTTGCTCAAATTCTTCCAGAAGAGCAGTCGAGTCTTGCAGAAATAGCAGATGGACTTCTTGCTGAAGCAAAAAAACCTTTAGGTCGTTATGATAAAGCACGTGTTGCATCTTTACGTAAAGAACTTAAAGACATAATCTCTTCTTATGTTGATAAGAATAGAGAAGAGACAATGGCAAGAACAGCAACAGTTGTCGCTTCACCATCTGGTCTTGCTGAAAGACTGGAAACACTTCGAGATGAAATTTCTGCTGTTCTTCCTTCTGCTCTGGGACAAGCAGGACTGAATCATGCTCATTATGAGGCAGGTTCTGCTGCATTGGCGACGACCCTTCAAACATATAAAGCAGGATTGAGAGAAGAGGTTTCACGTCTTAGGGATAATAATGGGCGCCTTGAGGCAGCTCTTCGAAAATATTCTACTTACGCTAAACTAGCAGGAGTAGGGATTGGTTTCGCAGGTACTCTTGCCGCTGTACTTTGTGTTGGCGCATATTTCTATGGAAAAAGTCAGGCGGTGATATCTGAGAAAGAATGTCCTGCAGTGGATTGTTCTTCAGCAGCAATTGATGCTGTTCCTTCAGACGCAAAACCGCTTGTTTCTGAAGCGTTTCTTAAGGAACTTTGTGGTGATATTCCTTCTGATGAGTCATATGAATCATGTCTTTGGGACTTAGAGCGAACAGCAGGCAGGCAGGAATATATTGCAGATGAATACTACTCTCGTCTTTTGGACGGATGCAAAACAGAGTTAGATGGCTACAAAGCCGCCGGCAATAGGACTGTGTATGTGCCAAGAGCGGATCCAAAACTTGTTGAAGAACTAGAAGTAACTAAAGAACAACTTGCAGATGAAAGAAGAAGAGTAGAATCCGCTAAAGAAGAAAATAGCGGGCTTACTCGTGAATCTGTAAGCTACAAGGATAAATACTTTCGTGCAAAATATACTATTGAAAAACAATGGATGGAATGTAAAGTGTCTGCTTTTGCTGCGCCTAAATGGTATCTAGTTTGTCTTGATGATGAGAATGATAAGGCTTGTCTTTCGGAGTTTTGTCTTGCTACAGATAGGATGATTGTTGCAAGGGGTATCGAATATCAAGAAGAAGTTGATTCCCTATCACACGATCTTACTATCGATGAAAAATTAATGTTAGTGCTGGATAATTATCATCGTTGTTCAGGGTATGAGAAACTTCCTCATGATCCACTAGGTCCATGGAAAGAATGAAGAAAAGAGTAAATTTTCTTTCATTTCTTTTCAAAATAACGAATCAATGTCGCGTCAATGCATTGAACTATTGTTTCTTGTGTTTCTCTTTTTCTCATAAAAACTTCTTCTTCTGGAACAACAATGCTTCCTGCTTCGACAAGAAGTGTTGGAATCTTCGCAGTATTAAGGATGTAAAGTCCTGATCTCTCATACACTCCTTCATCAATTTCCTGCATTCTTCCTGTGTCTTCCTGGGCATGGTATGTATTCTGGCGCAGACCTGTCTCTATAAAACAATCTTTCATTCCTATCGCAATGCTTCTTGTTTCTTCATAAAACCATTTGGAACTTATGTGCAATGAAAAACCGCCATACACTTGCTGACCGTCTTTTCCTGCAGTTTTTGCGTTATCAAGATCTTTTTTATTCACTGAATCATGATGGATCTCTATATATACTTGTGCGTCTGATTGCTCCGCAAGTTCAGGCCGCTTTTTGAGATCAATGTTTTCTGTCGCGAGATGCGTTATATACTCAAGAGGAGATTCTAGCTCTCTAAACTGGGCAACAATGCAGTCATTATATTCATATTCGTTTACTCCTGTAATACTCGTCGCGCCGCCATTATTCAGCTCGTGACCGGAAAATACAATCACTTTTGGCTTTTCTTTGAGGTCATAGAGTAATGGTTTTTCTTTGCTGTCGTTCTTTTGCGTTGCATTAGTACTTCCATAGACTGCCGAATATCTTCCCGTTACTCTCGGGTCATCATGACGTGCGTCCTGAGAATTTTCAGATAAACACGAGAATGGATTAACGACATAAAGGATTGTCGCAAGCTTCGCGATGTCAAAAAGTTTAGTTACTTGATTTTTTTCCATAACATAAAGAGAAGCTTCTTATGATATTAATTTATGTAGTAACCTGTAAGACAACATAAACTTATCTTCTCATCCATTCTATCAGACTATAAAGATAATTTCATTTGGAGGAAAGAATGAAAATAATAAAAACAGCAGCAAAGATGACCTTGGGAACAATTGTATTAGGTGCCTTGCTTTATGAAGGTTCAAAATATCATGTTGATAAGAGATTCGAAAGAACGGCAACAGCAGTTGTTGAAGCAGCAAGAGTGTCGTTTCCAGATATAGCTGAGGCGATCACAGAAGACACCGGATATTGGTTTACAGATTATCCAATAAGATATACAAGAGATTTTACAGATTATACAGATAATAAAAGAGACTTTACAGAAGATATTGGTTATGAAGATCCAGAACCTCTTTCCTATATTCCTGTTTCAGTATTTGGAAGTGTTTTTGATGAGCGAGTAAAGGAAATGGTCTATGAAACTGCAAAAACAATAGACGAAAATCCAAAAGAGATTGTGCCTCCACTCTATTATTTTCTTGGCGAATCTCGTATTTTATTTGAAAACACGCCAGATAATAGCGAAATAAAAGAGGCAGATCTTTTGTATAAATATTATACAATCCTAAAATTAAAAGGAGAGTACACGCATGTGACAGGAAGGCTGAGTGACCTAAGCACATGTTATGTGAATATGTATCAGTATGCTACTTTGTATAGATATAATGCGCGATCGCAAGAAGAAAAAGAAATCACAGAAATCCCTTCATGCGATGAACTGATGAAACAATAGAGTATTCCCAACAAATTATTACACTCTATTCTTCAGTCCCTTCTTTTGGTTCTTCCATTATTGGCTGTTCCATCATTGGAGGTTCAATAAATGGCTGTTTTTCAGCGTCTTTATTTCCGCCAAAAAATCCAGTAAATTTCTTGAACATGCCTTTAAAGAATTCTCGAGGTTCTTGCTGTTTTTCTTCTTTGATTGTTCCTTCACGCTCTTCATCAGCTGCTTTTGCGCTTTCATCCGCTTCTTTCAACACTTCTGCGCGTGCCTGCTCTTCTTTACTTGGTTCAGGAAGCTCTAACTCATTTTCTTCGATATATTTTTCTAAATCTACTATTCGTTGTTTCAACATTGCAATGTCTGCTTCACAAGAAGGCATACCTTCACTTTTTTCTGCAAACATTTCACTGCCTTTCTTCTTATTTGGTGCATTTTCTTCCATTTTTGCTTTGAGTGCCGCTGCTTCTTCATCACTTGGCTCTTCTGGAAGATCAAGATCGTTTTCCTCAATATATACTTCTAATTGTTCAATACGGTTCGTTACAACATCTATTTGCTCATCGCAGGAAGGCATTTTTCCCTCTTCCACTTCAGTGATTTCTCTTAGCTCTGGAGCAGGAACTTCTAACTCATTCTCAATCACATATTGTTCTAATTGAGTATGTCGCATCTCGAGCTCAAGTAACCCTTCACATTCTTCTCTTTCTTCTTGTCCGAAAACAATACCAACAGATAGACAAAAAACTAAGACCCACAAAAATAAACTTATTATTCTTTTCATATTTCCACCCCAGAATTTTTCTCTTAAACTCTTTATGAAGTTGTTGAATTCTCCTTGCTTAATTTCTTGAATTCTGCTTCTTTATATAAGTTGCGAAGACTTCAATAGACTCTTTCCCTCGAGATCACGTCCTTTACACTCCTAAGTGGTTCTTTCTCGTTACTACGTTTGTGTTTACATAAATCTTTAAATACTCGTCTCCAAACAGTAACACCAATTGTATTGGAGGTGCTGGTAGTGGCAAAGAAAAAATCAAAACAATCAAAAAAGGTATTTGTAAAGGGTGTTCCCCGTAATGTCATAGTTGGAGGCATCGTTGTTGTTCTCGTAGTGGTGTTATATTATTTATTCGCGTCCCAGAATGGTTCGTTTGTGGGATTAGGCGGAGACGATGGTGAAACATATCTCCCAAGTCAAGATTCCATGGTCGAAACATTGCCTGAAGTTGTTGGGCAATCGTACTTCGGATTTATGAAAGCAGGGTATGTCGTCAATGTCCTTGTTGGCAGTAATACGCAGCGCATTGAATTTAAAACACTCAATGAGGATGGCACTGTTGATATTGTCTTGAACAGAGCATACAATCTCGAAGAAGGCGAAACTGTGTTCGCGGATTATGATTATGATGGTATTGCAGACCTTGCTGTTACTTTAGAAGGTGTTGATATGTATGAAAACAGATTCTCTGTCACGATTACGTACTTCACGACAGCTCCTGATGAAATTGTTCAGGAATAATTCGATACTTTTTTATTTTCTTTCTTTTTCTTCTCTTTTCACATATTTGGGTGTCCATGATGGTTTTTGAAAATTTGGTTACTGCATTTTCTTCTCCTCTTCTTTTTCCGCTCGTTGTTGTTGTGACACTGCTCTTTATTGGCGCTTTGCATATCTTTTTTTCCATACGTTATGGTTCTGACGCGCAAAAAGATACCCCTTCTTTTTTGTATGGGTTTTTGGGACTTCTTGTCGCATCTTCGTTTCTTTTTGGCACTTCTTCTCTCTTGACTGCAGTCTTCTTGGGGGGATTTCTTGGAGAAGCGTTTGGACTATTTTCTGTTACGCTCTATAAAAACAAAAGACATAAATAAGATACCTTTCAGTATTTCTGTATGGCGAAAAAAAATAGACTTCTTTTTGTTCTTTGCATCCTCTTCATCCTTGTTATCTTGCTTATCGCTGGTGTTCTTTATCTTCTAAAACCACAACATGACGCGCGCATTCAACAATCGTTCCCTGAAAAGGATTATGATAATATTCCTGAGCAAAGCACTGATGAACAGACTTATGACTATGATGGGAAAACAAAAATTTACGTTATTTTCAACTCACACAACGAAGACACGTGGAACGTTGGAACTGAAACGCTTTACAAAAAATACCGCGGTGACCTTGTTAAGCGCCTTCAACTCTTTCAAGAGTATGACGCGAAATTAAATTGGCAATCTGACATTGTTGTCCTCAACGCAATGATCGCGTTTGAGAATGAAAGTCTTTTCACTAGCACCGATGGAAAGCATATTCTCCAGTATATGGTTGATCTTGGCTTTAGTGTTGATCCGCATTTCCATGAAAAAGAAGGATATAGTTACGCGGATGTCGCGTACCTTATCGAACAACTTGGCGTCACCCCTTCTTCTGTTGTTGGTGGTTCAAAAGTTTTTGATTGCGGCGCGCGTCCTTCTAATCCTGTCACTACAATAGATTGGCACGCGGATATTGGATTAGAAGATGATGGATATATTTATGGAATCAAATATCCTGATTATGTCTGGAAACCTGAATTTATCAGCGGCGCTTCAAGTGGTGGACATTTCGCAGATGACCATACAAGCGGCGCGTGGAGGCCAGGGAATGAAGCGGACTTTTATGAACATCAGGAAGATGGTCAGATCATCTATATTGGAGAAGGATATTCTCATGATCAAACATTGATGGGACAAAAAGAAGCGAGTAGTGGCGAAATTTTGTATAGCAATGCGGGATATGTCAAAGAGCTTGCAGAGAAACTCTTGCAGGGTGAGATTCCATCTGGACAATTTTATTCCGCGTTGATTCACGTTCGTGATACTGAAAAAGTAAGAAACGGTGACTCTGAAGTTATAACCAATGATGGTCTTCAGGAAATTTTTGCTGAACTCGAACCCTATCGTGAGCAAGGTCTTATCGAGTATGTTACTTATCAAGAAGCCGCAGCGATTTGGCAGGATGAATTTGACGCAGAACCAACACAGCTTTCTTTTGAGAGTTTTAGCGCATATGAAGAAGAGCAGGAGAACATTAAAGCGAAATGTTTTGGAAGAAGATGAACGACACCGCGAAAATGCTTATCATTGCTGGAATTATTCTTGTAGTGGTCGGATTATTCTGGCAATTTGGAAGCAAATATCTGCCTTTAGGAAAATTGCCTGGCGATATTTCCGTTGAGAAAGAAAACTTCAAGTTTTATTTTCCGATTACCACATCGATTGTGATTAGTTTGATTTTAAGCGTGTTTTATGTGGTGTATAGATTGATTTTTAGGTAGTTTCTATTCCCCTTTCTTTAAGCACTTTCCTTAATGTTGCTACAACATATTTATTCTCTCCACCTAATGTATCATAAAGGCCGTGTCCTACTCTTTCTTTTATATCTTCTCTTGGAATGTCTTCAAGACAAGCAGACCCTCGCCAATATTTCTGCCAGATATAATAAAGCATTGTTTCTGTATTTCTTTTTGTATACTTTCCACTCCAGAAAACAACCATAATCTCTCTTGAACGAAAATCTTTCTTTCTTTCGTAAACGCGACACTTTTCTTCATCAAGCACACCATAATGAGGGAATATCTTTTTTAAAACTTCTTTTGAATTTTTACCTCTAATTCTTAATGCCCTGTAGATACCATTCCCCACACTATTTGTAATGTCTTCTTCTGTAATAAGCTCAGGGATTTTATACTTTGGCTTCCATACATTTCTCCACATATAATTTATTGCTTTTCTTGCGTTCCCTTCTGCTCTATGTCCATCCCAAAACACTTCCATTCTTTTTCTTGATGTTATATCTGTTCGTTCAAAAAAAACTTTACATTTATCATCATTTAATATACCATAATTAGGGAAGAGTATTCTTAGCAAAGCATTTGAGCTTCTTATCCTCAATCCTAATGGGGCGTATACTGTACTTCCTATGGTCTCTTCAATATCATTCATTGTCACAAGTTCAGGAATACCATACTGTCCTTTCCATACATGTTCCCACGCATATTTTACGAGAGTCTTTGCATTCTGAGGTGCGTGCTCTTTTTTCTTCCAGAACACTTCCAGTTTCCTTCCACGAGAATTTTTTTGCTTTTCTTTTAGATAGATTTGACACTTTTCATCATCAAGAACTCCATAATCCTCAAACACTGTATCAAGAAGATCTTGTGGTCGTTCTCCAGTAATTCCCAATTTTTCATAAACTAGATAACCAAAAAGATCAAACACTTCTTCTGTGCCAAGAAATTCTGGAATAGGAAATTCTTTTTTATTCTCCAGAAAGAAGAGTTTGATAAAATCACCTAATTCACAATCATCTAAAGATTGGATTACTCTTTCTCTTCTCGCTACAAACGTTTTTCTATCTCTCCTTCGTAATTCTGCAAGTTCTTTGCATCTTTCTTCAAGAGATAAGCCTGCGACCATTCTATTAGAGAAAGCGTGTTTGCTTTAAAAAATTCATGCTTCCTTTCTGACTAATTCGACTACTGCTTCACTATGATTTGTCTGCGGAAATAAATCAAACAACGCCGCGCTCTTTATTTCATACTTCTTGAATTTCTTGACGTCTTTGCCTAATTGCTGGGTGTTGCAGGAAACGTAGATGATTGCTTCTGGTCGCAGCTCAATAATTTGTTGAATTGTTTTCATGTCCATGCCGCTTCTTGGTGGATCAGTGATGACATACAACGGGTTGTTGAACTTTATTCTTCGCAAATGCGTCGCGTCAAGGCACAATGCTGTCGCGTTTTTTATGTTGTTTTCTGTTATGTTTATTTTCGCCGCATCAATACAGCCCTGAAATCCTTCAATGATTGTTACTGACTTGAAAAGCTCTGCGTTGATTATTCCAAATGTTCCGACGCCCGCGTACAAATCGAGAAGATACGCGTCTTTTGTGTTGTGTTTCTTGAGAAT
This Candidatus Woesearchaeota archaeon DNA region includes the following protein-coding sequences:
- a CDS encoding protein phosphatase 2C domain-containing protein, translated to MVSYKIVSQRGLKDPTKGSEDFGIAYIDSSPALFVVADGYWGSGRAASSVAPHLFYRNLQDLTAHEHLSPENCDRLLQNCVTKTNDELRIAVPKRYTTFTAALVDDQYVYLLTLGDSVGFGHRTSGGLELLTEPDTDGYTQIKRFREDSDPFLSYCVIDNGRTGPKNFLGLPSTDFSAETHSAPQIKKVTVIPRNELAYLLLCTDGLTSRVTPLELETLCNTVDGEDILSAIMDRWEKPEEMIFYLLHELREKDIVANIFAQYGISMKGTSREIYDAIRAIPDGFAALRDACLMYDDGQGVRKPIDDTYVMLIDIRPIERKSVLLLTKELQEAHASLETAARDNGALAERISVLQTEYSTLDELHQALSAEQTRNGKKLTEELTLLSTTLAGVEEKYTVLKTTLEERNGVIQRYIADIQLREGREKDLTTKLRRQEVENAREEEKARQALLASQQEVGGYVSRIRELEMTVRGLETKLGEYQRSTDTGGSKNSSQKVGFLGKAARFGALTLGSISLAACASFFAIGYGLYEFISGEQTESSLPKEVSKEEQQKEEEKQGKNELEKKEFPLLETLQFFEKVHEEQPTAGLLSLCVTPDNRFAYLNPFDSRAYAFLPTENGPNYIQEVQCVLGLNVIQRKDTGVHLYYADALLTLNYNDPYRFVLNTNADAVSINDVLAADVSTISHCDYSKLKAVHGVKACTSETFTPFAGTLSDDQTYLFKGVWIGHNDEIIISTAITTEQVK
- a CDS encoding N-acetylmuramoyl-L-alanine amidase; translated protein: MEKNQVTKLFDIAKLATILYVVNPFSCLSENSQDARHDDPRVTGRYSAVYGSTNATQKNDSKEKPLLYDLKEKPKVIVFSGHELNNGGATSITGVNEYEYNDCIVAQFRELESPLEYITHLATENIDLKKRPELAEQSDAQVYIEIHHDSVNKKDLDNAKTAGKDGQQVYGGFSLHISSKWFYEETRSIAIGMKDCFIETGLRQNTYHAQEDTGRMQEIDEGVYERSGLYILNTAKIPTLLVEAGSIVVPEEEVFMRKRETQETIVQCIDATLIRYFEKK
- a CDS encoding DUF2905 domain-containing protein; amino-acid sequence: MNDTAKMLIIAGIILVVVGLFWQFGSKYLPLGKLPGDISVEKENFKFYFPITTSIVISLILSVFYVVYRLIFR